A window of Juglans regia cultivar Chandler chromosome 7, Walnut 2.0, whole genome shotgun sequence contains these coding sequences:
- the LOC109009791 gene encoding protein PAM71-homolog, chloroplastic, with amino-acid sequence MKGLVLHAPFITSGKKLPLLALVDTLPCSASICRKNISPSPSLRCRGISRLSLARGMVRAQASNVSIGSEGYEGRGEEDNKKIFSNGLPNDNSSEIERHQNRMPYPLSIALALFGCGLVFSLVAFVKGGPSSILAAISKSGFTAAFLLILVSEIGDKTFFIAALLAMQYEKGLVLLGSIGALALMTVLSVVIGLVFHSVPAQFKTTLPIGEYAAVTLLLFFGLKSIKDAWDLPANAVQSGDKSSPELDEFVEAEVLVKKKVSKRLSNPLEIVWKSFSLVFFAEWGDRSMLATIALGAAQSPWGVAGGAIAGHLIATSMAILGGAFLANYISEKMVGYLGGALFLVFAVATLFGVF; translated from the exons ATGAAGGGGTTGGTGCTTCATGCACCTTTCATTACCAGTGGGAAAAAGCTTCCTTTGTTAGCTCTGGTAGACACACTTCCATGCTCTGCCAGCATTTGTAGAAAGAACATCTCACCCTCGCCCTCGT TGAGATGTAGAGGAATATCAAGGCTGAGCTTGGCGCGTGGCATGGTCAGAGCCCAAGCATCCAATGTTAGCATCGGATCCGAGGGCTATGAAGGCCGAGGAGAAGAGGACAACAAAAAGATATTCTCCAATGGTCTACCCAATGATAATTCATCTGAAAT TGAGAGGCATCAAAATCGAATGCCTTATCCTCTCTCTATAGCTCTTGCGCTGTTTGGATGTGGTTTAGTGTTTTCACTGGTTGCATTTGTGAAAGGAGGACCTTCATCAATTTTAGCAGCAATTTCAAAGTCAGGATTCACTGCTGCATTCTTGTTGATACTTGTGTCTGAAATTGGAGACAAG ACATTCTTCATTGCGGCACTCTTGGCCATGCAATACGAGAAAGGACTG GTTTTGTTGGGGTCAATTGGTGCTCTTGCACTTATGACAGTGCTATCAGTTGTAATTGGACTGGTATTCCATTCAGTGCCTGCTCAATTTAAGACCA CATTGCCAATTGGAGAATATGCAGCGGTAACTCTTTTGTTGTTCTTTGGCCTTAAATCTATTAAAGATGCATGGGACCTTCCTGCAAATGCAGTTCAAAGTGGTGACAAGAGCAGCCCTGAACTCGATGAATTTGTTGAAGCTGAGGTGCTTGTGAAAAAAAAG gTGTCAAAACGGCTCTCTAATCCGCTTGAAATTGTCTGGAAGTCATTCAGCCTTGTATTCTttgct GAATGGGGAGACCGCTCTATGCTTGCAACAATTGCTCTTGGCGCGGCACAG tcccCATGGGGTGTGGCAGGTGGAGCCATCGCCGGACACCTGATTGCAACGTCTATGGCTATTCTAGGAGGTGCCTTTCTCGCCAACTACATTTCTGAAAAGATG GTTGGCTATTTGGGTGGAGCACTTTTCCTAGTTTTTGCTGTAGCCACACTCTTCGGAGTATTCTGA
- the LOC109009793 gene encoding beta-glucuronosyltransferase GlcAT14A-like, translated as MQNPPLTPRPQPFLCSITTGSTPKDPKTTLYIILAASLFSLFFFFLLSLSSSSSSPSSQSRPDPFLFPNRQTHHVLFPHTDLSSDPTPPSIAYLISGSAGDSGRILRILFATYHPRNHYLLHLDLAAPQSDRDALALTVQSVPIFKAAQNVNVIGKADHSYPKGSSTISSTLHGASILLRLSLNWDWFVSLNAADYPLVTQDDLLHILSFLPKDLNFLNHSSYIGWRESRRLRPIIVDPGLYLSEKTGMFYATQKRDLPNAFRLFNGSSFSILSRNFIEFCILATDNLPRTLLMYLANTPSSLSNYFSTILCNSQKFNKTVINHNLLYATSDKPSKGETYLHGSNDYEAMIQSGAAFASGFRLDDPMLDRIDQEILGRSSGNVVPGGWCLGESRNHTCSVWGDADVLRPGLGARRLEKRIVELLSNATFLSRQCIVE; from the exons ATGCAAAATCCACCGTTAACTCCACGACCGCAACCCTTCCTTTGCTCGATCACCACAGGCAGCACTCCCAAGGACCCCAAAACCACACTCTACATCATTCTTGCCGCCTCCCTCTTctccttattcttcttcttcctcctctccctttcctcctcctcctcctccccctccTCCCAAAGCAGACCCGATCCTTTTCTCTTCCCGAACCGCCAGACCCACCACGTCCTCTTTCCCCACACTGATCTCTCCTCTGACCCCACCCCTCCCTCCATCGCCTACCTCATCTCCGGATCCGCCGGTGATTCGGGTCGAATCCTCCGCATCCTCTTCGCCACCTACCACCCCAGGAACCACTACCTTCTCCACCTCGACCTCGCCGCTCCCCAGTCCGATCGTGACGCTCTCGCCCTCACCGTCCAGTCCGTGCCCATTTTCAAAGCTGCCCAGAACGTCAATGTGATCGGCAAGGCCGATCACTCGTACCCGAAGGGCTCGTCTACGATCTCCTCCACGCTTCACGGCGCCTCCATACTGCTGCGACTGTCGTTGAATTGGGATTGGTTTGTCAGTCTCAATGCCGCTGATTACCCACTTGTCACACAAGACG ATCTTCTTCATATTTTGTCCTTTCTGCCTAAAGATCTTAACTTTTTGAATCATTCGAGCTACATTGGCTGGAGAGA gtCTAGGAGGTTGCGACCAATAATTGTTGATCCGGGCCTTTATCTTTCGGAAAAAACTGGGATGTTTTATGCTACTCAGAAGAGGGACTTGCCAAATGCCTTCCGGTTGTTTAATG GTTCATCTTTCTCCATTTTAAGTCGTAACTTTATTGAGTTTTGCATCCTGGCTACTGACAACCTCCCAAGGACGCTACTGATGTATTTGGCAAATACTCCATCATCCCtttccaattatttttctactATTCTTTGTAATTCTCAGAAGTTCAACAAAACAGTCATAAACCACAACTTACTGTATGCCACCTCTGACAAACCTTCTAAGGGTGAGACCTACCTGCACGGTTCCAATGATTATGAAGCAATGATTCAGAGTGGAGCAGCCTTTGCCTCTGGATTCCGGTTAGATGATCCAATGCTCGACCGCATTGACCAAGAGATCTTGGGGCGCAGTAGTGGAAACGTAGTCCCTGGTGGCTGGTGCTTAGGTGAGTCTAGAAATCACACGTGTTCGGTTTGGGGAGATGCTGATGTTCTGAGGCCTGGTCTGGGAGCAAGAAGACTTGAAAAAAGAATTGTTGAATTGCTCTCAAATGCTACATTTCTGTCTCGTCAATGTATAGTTGAATGA
- the LOC109009794 gene encoding hydroxyethylthiazole kinase encodes MEPESIEKSEPTGWASKAWALLSAVRSQSPLIQCITNFVSMDLMANTLLSAGASPAMIHSIVEIPDFTPHANALYINVGTLSPDWLPAMKAAAELACRTGKPWVLDPVAVGASGFRLRACLELVELKPTVIRGNASEVIALSKASVGPTKGVDSSHESTHAVDAAKSLSKASGAIVAVSGAVDIITDGELVVGAHNGVAMMQRITATGCSVTALIAAFVAVDPSHAFEATASALSVFGIAGEMGMKMANGPASLRMHLIDSLHGLDEADVLSRVNITGYR; translated from the exons ATGGAACCCGAGTCCATAGAAAAATCAGAGCCAACCGGCTGGGCTTCCAAAGCGTGGGCTCTACTCTCGGCTGTACGGAGCCAGTCACCGCTCATCCAATGCATCACCAACTTCGTCTCCATGGATCTGATGGCCAACACACTCCTATCCGCCGGGGCGTCGCCGGCGATGATCCACTCCATCGTTGAGATCCCGGACTTCACCCCTCACGCCAACGCGCTCTACATCAACGTGGGCACGCTCTCTCCCGACTGGCTACCCGCCATGAAGGCCGCAGCCGAGTTGGCCTGCAGGACCGGAAAGCCTTGGGTTCTCGACCCGGTCGCTGTCGGGGCTTCTGGTTTCCGATTACGGGCTTGTTTGGAGCTTGTGGAGCTTAAGCCTACCGTTATCCGAGGAAATGCGTCCGAGGTTATTGCGCTCTCCAAGGCCTCTGTTGGACCCACGAAG GGTGTAGACAGCTCCCACGAGTCCACTCATGCAGTGGATGCAGCGAAGTCATTGTCTAAAGCAAGCGGTGCCATAGTTGCGGTGTCTGGAGCTGTTGACATTATTACAGATGGGGAGTTGGTTGTTGGTGCGCACAATGGAGTGGCTATGATGCAAAGAATTACAGCAACAGGATGTTCTGTCACTGCTCTCATTGCTGCCTTTGTTGCTGTTGATCCTTCACATGCTTTTGAAGCAACAGCTTCGGCACTATCCGTATTTGGGATTGCTGGTGAGATGGGAATGAAGATGGCCAATGGTCCAGCTTCATTGCGAATGCATTTGATCGATTCACTCCATGGGCTTGATGAGGCTGATGTGCTTTCTCGCGTTAACATAACCGgctaccgataa